From a single Stigmatopora argus isolate UIUO_Sarg chromosome 4, RoL_Sarg_1.0, whole genome shotgun sequence genomic region:
- the snap91a gene encoding clathrin coat assembly protein AP180 isoform X2, producing MSGQTLTDRIAAAQYGLTGSEVSRAVCKSTTHEQTPPKKKHLEYLIQASQDTSVNVPQMADTLIERAGNASWVVVFKALITTHHLMVHGNEKFLQFLSSRNTLFNLANFLDKTGSHGYDMSTFIRRYSRYLNEKSFAYRQMSFDFVRVKKGADGAMRIMTVEKLLKGMPILQGQIDALLDFDVHQPELTNGVINACFLLLFKDLIKLYACYNDGIINLLEKFFQMKRSQCKDGLEIYKRFLTRMTRVSEFFKLAEQVGIDKNDIPELTQAPESLLESLETHLNTLEGKKPSPTKDAMANNSSATTAPPTAPPKPAPPKPAPPATAGGPPARPGPPAKPPPPSVTPTAVAPTKTASNALDDGFLLDLDPMSSSSTGGPVAPSTTTGWGDLLADATPAASNNATEAKQEKNALASDAAAAPAATAVTAASLPAPTSLPVSASATSTVRDIDFFGDAFAPSPGDGSAGVAAGPATDAFGESDPFATTEGSADIAPGLDLFAMKPTDTGATAITPPTSSEAPPIATPVAAPAAAPTPSIIATNSTTDTTTTESAAAPTLDFFGDVLDAMPEQSPTTESKAATTPNIDLFGSDLPAVSRGPSPLPEPAPSGDIVTEPVPASDAAQVVSPTPTPAPVDDPVTEASSPPKEEPTPVIDLLDSFSDSVKDTQSSAPVEPGGDLLGDIMAPTLAPALAPAPMQNDLLESGFEALGSLPSPTPPVPAVPMLPATVEAAKTATAPSGSFDASSDLLMPAVTPQSTGGSTTGSAAGNMGSTVTVENISAAPPATPPPTKTIAGDLDSSLANLVGDLGMKKKDPQSERKLTGGANWTPHVAPTSWTTPGAPMAGVAPGGPGATPPGGAMMPPMNAQSGFGMAAAGGPGAPMMQPMMSQPIMGQSMIRPPFAGMVGAAPGGGAVPGAPLSSAPASQSPKKPKDPLAELDLKDFL from the exons ACCTGATCCAGGCCTCGCAGGACACCAGCGTCAACGTCCCCCAGATGGCCGATACACTGATAGAAAGGGCAGGCAATGCCAGTTGGGTGGTGGTTTTCAAGGCACTGATTACTACACACCACCTTATGGTGCATGGCAACGAG AAATTTCTACAATTCCTTTCATCGAGGAACACTTTGTTCAACCTTGCCAACTTCCTGGACAAAACAGGCTCACATG GCTATGACATGTCCACCTTTATCAGGCGCTATAGCCGCTATCTCAATGAGAAGTCCTTCGCCTACAGACAGATGTCTTTTGATTTTGTCCGTGTCAAGAAAGG TGCTGATGGAGCAATGAGGATCATGACAGTAGAGAAGTTGCTGAAAGGAATGCCAATTCTGCAGGGTCAGATTGATGCACTGCTGGATTTTGAT GTACACCAACCAGAATTAACCAATGGCGTGATAAATGCCTGCTTTCTCCTACTGTTCAAAGATCTGATAAAGTTATACGCCTGCTATAATGATGGCATCATTAATCTATTAG AGAAATTTTTTCAGATGAAGAGAAGCCAGTGCAAAGATGGACTGGAGATATACAAAAGATTTCTGACTCGCATGACTCGCGTATCTGAATTTTTCAAACTTGCAGAG CAAGTGGGAATAGACAAAAACGACATACCTGAACTTACTCAG GCCCCAGAAAGTCTTTTGGAATCGCTGGAGACCCATCTCAACACTTTAGAAGGGAAGAAGCC GTCACCCACTAAG GATGCAATGGCCAACAACAGCTCAGCAACTACTGCCCCACCTACTGCACCGCCCAAGCCTGCACCACCCAAGCCTGCACCTCCCGCCACAGCTGGAGGACCCCCTGCTCGCCCTGGACCACCTGCCAAACCTCCACCCCCGTCTGTCACACCCACAGCTGTCGCCCCCACCAAAACTGCCAGCAA TGCCCTTGATGATGGCTTCCTGTTGGACCTTGATCCAATGTCATCTTCTTCAACTGGTGGACCAGTAGCACCTTCAACTACAACAGGATGGGGAG ATCTTTTGGCTGATG CAACTCCTGCTGCCAGTAACAATGCTACTGAAGCTAAACAAGAAAAGAACGCGCTTGCTTCTGATGCTGCCGCTGCACCTGCAGCCACCGCTGTTACTGCCGCTTCTTTGCCAGCACCGACTTCCCTGCCTGTCTCAGCTTCTGCCACCTCAACAGTTAGGGACATCGACTTTTTTGGAG ATGCATTTGCACCTTCCCCAGGAGATGGCTCTGCTGGAGTGGCTGCAGGTCCTGCTACTGATGCATTTGGTGAATCTG ACCCTTTTGCTACAACCGAGGGGAGTGCGGATATTGCTCCAGGGCTGGACCTGTTTGCTATGAAACCCACTGACACGGGTGCCACCGCCATCACCCCGCCTACCTCTAGTGAGGCACCGCCCATCGCTACCCCTGTCGCCGCCCCCGCTGCTGCCCCCACCCCTTCTATCATCGCCACAAATAGCACCACAGACACCACCACCACAGAGTCTGCAGCTGCTCCGACTCTAGATTTCTTTGGTG ATGTGCTTGATGCTATGCCTGAGCAAAGTCCCACCACCGAATCTAAAGCCGCCACCACTCCTAACATAGACCTTTTTGGTTCAG ACCTACCTGCTGTTTCACGCGGCCCTTCTCCTTTGCCTGAGCCGGCTCCATCTGGAGACATTGTCACTG AACCTGTTCCAGCTTCAGATGCAGCTCAGGTTGTTTCTCCAACACCAACACCTGCTCCTGTTGATGATCCTGTCACTGAGGCCTCCTCTCCACCCAAAGAGGAGCCAACCCCAGTCATTGACCTGCTAG ACTCCTTCAGTGACTCTGTGAAGGACACGCAGAGCTCTGCACCTGTGGAACCTGGTGGAGACCTGTTGGGAG ACATCATGGCTCCCACCCTGGCCCCGGCCTTGGCCCCGGCTCCAATGCAGAATGATCTTCTTGAGTCAGGATTTGAAGCACTTGGTTCACTTCCCTCTCCGACTCCCCCTGTGCCAGCCGTGCCAATGTTACCAGCTACAGTTGAAGCCGCAAAGACCGCAACGGCGCCATCTGGTAGCTTTGATGCTTCAA GTGATTTGCTGATGCCCGCAGTAACGCCGCAGAGCACCGGGGGAAGTACAACAGGAAGTGCAGCAGGGAACATGGGCAGCACTGTGACAGTTGAAAACATTTCAGCTGCTCCGCCTGCAACCCCACCACCTACCAAAACCATTGCGGGGGATCTTGACTCTTCATTGGCGAACCTGGTTGGAG ACCTAGGTATGAAGAAAAA GGACCCACAGAGTGAGAGGAAGTTGACTGGAGGTGCCAATTGGACCCCTCATGTGGCACCCACAAGCTGGACCACACCAGGAGCCCCCATG GCTGGTGTGGCTCCTGGGGGACCTGGAGCAACACCTCCGGGTGGAGCAATGATGCCACCTATGAATGCACAGTCTGGTTTTGGTATG GCTGCTGCAGGAGGGCCAGGAGCTCCCATGATGCAGCCCATGATGAGTCAACCAATAATGGGTCAATCCATGATAAGACCTCCCTTTGCTGGTATGGTCGGAGCTGCACCTGGAGGAGGAGCCGTGCCCGGAGCTCCG CTTTCTTCTGCACCCGCAAGCCAGAGTCCCAAAAAGCCCAAGGATCCTCTGGCGGAGCTTGACCTTAAGGACTTCTTATAA
- the snap91a gene encoding clathrin coat assembly protein AP180 isoform X1 produces MSGQTLTDRIAAAQYGLTGSEVSRAVCKSTTHEQTPPKKKHLEYLIQASQDTSVNVPQMADTLIERAGNASWVVVFKALITTHHLMVHGNEKFLQFLSSRNTLFNLANFLDKTGSHGYDMSTFIRRYSRYLNEKSFAYRQMSFDFVRVKKGADGAMRIMTVEKLLKGMPILQGQIDALLDFDVHQPELTNGVINACFLLLFKDLIKLYACYNDGIINLLEKFFQMKRSQCKDGLEIYKRFLTRMTRVSEFFKLAEQVGIDKNDIPELTQAPESLLESLETHLNTLEGKKPSPTKDAMANNSSATTAPPTAPPKPAPPKPAPPATAGGPPARPGPPAKPPPPSVTPTAVAPTKTASNALDDGFLLDLDPMSSSSTGGPVAPSTTTGWGDLLADATPAASNNATEAKQEKNALASDAAAAPAATAVTAASLPAPTSLPVSASATSTVRDIDFFGDAFAPSPGDGSAGVAAGPATDAFGESDPFATTEGSADIAPGLDLFAMKPTDTGATAITPPTSSEAPPIATPVAAPAAAPTPSIIATNSTTDTTTTESAAAPTLDFFGDVLDAMPEQSPTTESKAATTPNIDLFGSDLPAVSRGPSPLPEPAPSGDIVTEPVPASDAAQVVSPTPTPAPVDDPVTEASSPPKEEPTPVIDLLDSFSDSVKDTQSSAPVEPGGDLLGDIMAPTLAPALAPAPMQNDLLESGFEALGSLPSPTPPVPAVPMLPATVEAAKTATAPSGSFDASMFDGLGDLLMPAVTPQSTGGSTTGSAAGNMGSTVTVENISAAPPATPPPTKTIAGDLDSSLANLVGDLGMKKKDPQSERKLTGGANWTPHVAPTSWTTPGAPMAGVAPGGPGATPPGGAMMPPMNAQSGFGMAAAGGPGAPMMQPMMSQPIMGQSMIRPPFAGMVGAAPGGGAVPGAPLSSAPASQSPKKPKDPLAELDLKDFL; encoded by the exons ACCTGATCCAGGCCTCGCAGGACACCAGCGTCAACGTCCCCCAGATGGCCGATACACTGATAGAAAGGGCAGGCAATGCCAGTTGGGTGGTGGTTTTCAAGGCACTGATTACTACACACCACCTTATGGTGCATGGCAACGAG AAATTTCTACAATTCCTTTCATCGAGGAACACTTTGTTCAACCTTGCCAACTTCCTGGACAAAACAGGCTCACATG GCTATGACATGTCCACCTTTATCAGGCGCTATAGCCGCTATCTCAATGAGAAGTCCTTCGCCTACAGACAGATGTCTTTTGATTTTGTCCGTGTCAAGAAAGG TGCTGATGGAGCAATGAGGATCATGACAGTAGAGAAGTTGCTGAAAGGAATGCCAATTCTGCAGGGTCAGATTGATGCACTGCTGGATTTTGAT GTACACCAACCAGAATTAACCAATGGCGTGATAAATGCCTGCTTTCTCCTACTGTTCAAAGATCTGATAAAGTTATACGCCTGCTATAATGATGGCATCATTAATCTATTAG AGAAATTTTTTCAGATGAAGAGAAGCCAGTGCAAAGATGGACTGGAGATATACAAAAGATTTCTGACTCGCATGACTCGCGTATCTGAATTTTTCAAACTTGCAGAG CAAGTGGGAATAGACAAAAACGACATACCTGAACTTACTCAG GCCCCAGAAAGTCTTTTGGAATCGCTGGAGACCCATCTCAACACTTTAGAAGGGAAGAAGCC GTCACCCACTAAG GATGCAATGGCCAACAACAGCTCAGCAACTACTGCCCCACCTACTGCACCGCCCAAGCCTGCACCACCCAAGCCTGCACCTCCCGCCACAGCTGGAGGACCCCCTGCTCGCCCTGGACCACCTGCCAAACCTCCACCCCCGTCTGTCACACCCACAGCTGTCGCCCCCACCAAAACTGCCAGCAA TGCCCTTGATGATGGCTTCCTGTTGGACCTTGATCCAATGTCATCTTCTTCAACTGGTGGACCAGTAGCACCTTCAACTACAACAGGATGGGGAG ATCTTTTGGCTGATG CAACTCCTGCTGCCAGTAACAATGCTACTGAAGCTAAACAAGAAAAGAACGCGCTTGCTTCTGATGCTGCCGCTGCACCTGCAGCCACCGCTGTTACTGCCGCTTCTTTGCCAGCACCGACTTCCCTGCCTGTCTCAGCTTCTGCCACCTCAACAGTTAGGGACATCGACTTTTTTGGAG ATGCATTTGCACCTTCCCCAGGAGATGGCTCTGCTGGAGTGGCTGCAGGTCCTGCTACTGATGCATTTGGTGAATCTG ACCCTTTTGCTACAACCGAGGGGAGTGCGGATATTGCTCCAGGGCTGGACCTGTTTGCTATGAAACCCACTGACACGGGTGCCACCGCCATCACCCCGCCTACCTCTAGTGAGGCACCGCCCATCGCTACCCCTGTCGCCGCCCCCGCTGCTGCCCCCACCCCTTCTATCATCGCCACAAATAGCACCACAGACACCACCACCACAGAGTCTGCAGCTGCTCCGACTCTAGATTTCTTTGGTG ATGTGCTTGATGCTATGCCTGAGCAAAGTCCCACCACCGAATCTAAAGCCGCCACCACTCCTAACATAGACCTTTTTGGTTCAG ACCTACCTGCTGTTTCACGCGGCCCTTCTCCTTTGCCTGAGCCGGCTCCATCTGGAGACATTGTCACTG AACCTGTTCCAGCTTCAGATGCAGCTCAGGTTGTTTCTCCAACACCAACACCTGCTCCTGTTGATGATCCTGTCACTGAGGCCTCCTCTCCACCCAAAGAGGAGCCAACCCCAGTCATTGACCTGCTAG ACTCCTTCAGTGACTCTGTGAAGGACACGCAGAGCTCTGCACCTGTGGAACCTGGTGGAGACCTGTTGGGAG ACATCATGGCTCCCACCCTGGCCCCGGCCTTGGCCCCGGCTCCAATGCAGAATGATCTTCTTGAGTCAGGATTTGAAGCACTTGGTTCACTTCCCTCTCCGACTCCCCCTGTGCCAGCCGTGCCAATGTTACCAGCTACAGTTGAAGCCGCAAAGACCGCAACGGCGCCATCTGGTAGCTTTGATGCTTCAA TGTTTGATGGATTAGGTGATTTGCTGATGCCCGCAGTAACGCCGCAGAGCACCGGGGGAAGTACAACAGGAAGTGCAGCAGGGAACATGGGCAGCACTGTGACAGTTGAAAACATTTCAGCTGCTCCGCCTGCAACCCCACCACCTACCAAAACCATTGCGGGGGATCTTGACTCTTCATTGGCGAACCTGGTTGGAG ACCTAGGTATGAAGAAAAA GGACCCACAGAGTGAGAGGAAGTTGACTGGAGGTGCCAATTGGACCCCTCATGTGGCACCCACAAGCTGGACCACACCAGGAGCCCCCATG GCTGGTGTGGCTCCTGGGGGACCTGGAGCAACACCTCCGGGTGGAGCAATGATGCCACCTATGAATGCACAGTCTGGTTTTGGTATG GCTGCTGCAGGAGGGCCAGGAGCTCCCATGATGCAGCCCATGATGAGTCAACCAATAATGGGTCAATCCATGATAAGACCTCCCTTTGCTGGTATGGTCGGAGCTGCACCTGGAGGAGGAGCCGTGCCCGGAGCTCCG CTTTCTTCTGCACCCGCAAGCCAGAGTCCCAAAAAGCCCAAGGATCCTCTGGCGGAGCTTGACCTTAAGGACTTCTTATAA